In Bombyx mori chromosome 15, ASM3026992v2, the sequence CCGTACATGGCGGTAGGCGGTGGACGCCTACCACTCCTGCAACATCAATCTGCTCATAcgtgattaataataaataagaacaattaaatagtaatgttttgCTATAATTATAATTCACCATCATTGTTTTCGTTTTGAATAATAtgtcgtcgctgtcaaaccaaaatctactatgggcactttttgagatttttacgtTTTGACCTTTTTGTATAGTTCACAGCCTTATCcaaagtataaaaaaactgttatttgtctatagctttaatatttatctgtaGCTTTCATttaatatagttcttaaaaatccactttcatataaaattttatacgaaaatgtttttactcgttaattcaaaatagagtttttgcacatagctgattttggtttgacagcgacgatatgtaTTTGTTGTTGTGTTAATTATAAGTCGCGCTCATTTCCCCGAGACAAACCGTAACTATCATGGAATCATCTAGAGAACCCAGAAGTAAAGCACAATCACGAGCACGATAACGGCTCCGGCGGTCACCTTCACCAGCATCGACTTCGTGTTGAGATACGTGGCGTCCTTCCGGTACTTCTGCGACATCATCGATAGGTTTTGCGTCTTCGTGTCCAGTTCTGAAAGTTAAATCACGTAAAATTGAATAACCATATTCTGGAAATtcacgaaaaaaaatttttttctcccacctatgctgatagagTCTATGTCGGAGCCGGATGGTACATAACTAAAGTTTGACCTCTGAAAACACACTGTGGGTGAATGCAGTGGTTCCAGACAGATATACTACTCGCAGTGGTTAAAGATATGGTAGAACATTGACAACTATTATAACTTAAACGTAAGGGAGGTTGactaaataacatattaagaccgcaaaattgtaatttgcttaattactggttgtGGGacttttgtgagtctgcacgggtaggtaccaccatcctgcctatttctgccgtgaagcagtaatgcgtttcggtttgaagggtggggcagccgttgtaactatactgagaccttagaactcatatctcaaggtcaacatcaggtgggccgtgagctcatccacccaactaagcaataaaaaaataaaaagacaggTTTTCAAGTGATGTGGTGCCAATTGCAAGACCGGTAcattataacaatattatacCCGTGTAAAAATTAGATAAAATTAGGGATGGAGGTGATTTATCAATACAAAAATGGAGAAGATGAAGGCATTTACCGGACAGTATAGCTCCCCTCTGCAGCACGTCGTCGATGTTCTGCATCATGATGCGCTGCACGTCGCCCAGCTGCGGCGCCAGGTGCGAGGCGGCGCCGGCCCGGCGGGCGCGCGCGCCGCCCTCCGCGTACTGCTTCCGCGTGCGCTGCATGCACGTGTCGAACTCTATGAACGTGTACGGACGAGTCACGGTGTTCAACTGTGGACAAACTCATTTCTATAAATAACGCTGTAGTTTAAATATCATTGAACACACAATGCAGAAGTCGAGTCTTCCTTTCGGTTCGGTCTTTAAGAATTCGGTTGATTAACTTGAAATGTACTTAAAGTcactttaagtcgtcgtggcccaaaggataagacgcccgtgcatttgtatgtagcgatgcaccggtgatcgaatcccgcaggcgggtaccaatttttctaatttcaataatgatatacgtacttagcaaatgttcacgattaacttatgtatttttttttatctcagaTGTTTAGTTCTTAATACTGGGATGGTAGACCTATTCTGATTGTTTGTATAATGAAACTAAAACTGTAACTCAAATAATGATGCATTCCAATTTGAATATTGAGATATTTTTATTCCAGAGTAGGTGGAGTCAGCAGGTGCTGTTATTCTTGTTCTGGTATCTACATGCTGCCAGTGATTGATTAACACTAAGcagcttctcagtgggtcggttTTCCGATCTGgttttagattctgcgaagcacggctcttgctagggttcgtgttagtaacgtcatcaggcttgagccccacgagctcacctactagttaaggcgacgctgatatagcctctcaagactatcagataaggtaggaaaaaaaaaactagatagaCTACAAATAACACCCAATTAAAAAATCTGTTCCTCAGATTGAAACTGAaagaaaattttgtaattttaataaattaaaaacagacCCTGTGTCCGTACTGTTGGAAGAATTCCTGTGCTATTTCCTCGAGATAATTGAATGCTAGTCGTTTACTGTAGTTTCTTTCACACAGGACCAAATAACATATGTGATTTTCAATCAAATAACTGAAAAgagaaattttatttcttaaaaccaTTATTTCACAAAAACAGGCATTATTATCAATAGATTAGAATTATGTAAAATGTTCCTTAAGGCGCCACTGTTTATTTTCATAAGCTGCTCGGTATACTGGTGGCTCACAACAATATTAATTGTGCATGTCCTCATGTGAAtctattactaatattataaggaAAAATCAGGCAAACACCCAGCAGTCAATGTGATGTTGACCCCAC encodes:
- the LOC101739317 gene encoding vesicle-trafficking protein SEC22b-B, with amino-acid sequence MVLMTMIARVADGLPLAATMQEDEQSGCNILEYQNQAKMLFRKLSPQSPMRCSIETGPYLFHYLIENHICYLVLCERNYSKRLAFNYLEEIAQEFFQQYGHRLNTVTRPYTFIEFDTCMQRTRKQYAEGGARARRAGAASHLAPQLGDVQRIMMQNIDDVLQRGAILSELDTKTQNLSMMSQKYRKDATYLNTKSMLVKVTAGAVIVLVIVLYFWVL